A DNA window from Helianthus annuus cultivar XRQ/B chromosome 15, HanXRQr2.0-SUNRISE, whole genome shotgun sequence contains the following coding sequences:
- the LOC110911501 gene encoding rop guanine nucleotide exchange factor 1, whose product MAESRSSLREETYSNNSRCSSSERCCDESYSLSADVSESESSSSFSGRRYNHGAASGLLTSSPYGGFRTVSVTDSVFSSFPPFGGKDDVMVWEEKQVKQCGKQPNADISEIDMMKERFAKLLLGEDMSGGGKGVCTALAISNAITNLSASVFGELWRLEPLALQKKVMWRREMEWLLSVSDSIVDLVPTIQQFLGGGTYEVMVPHLRSDLHMNLPALKKIDAMLIGMLDGFCNKEFCYVDRGIVLSQGESCDAYCSNTQAARPSVRQEEKWWLPYPKVPPNGLSEDSRKKLQQCRDCTNQILKAALAINNNALAEMEIPSAYMETLPKNAKDCLGETIYSYLTTEKFSPECLLDCLDLSSEHRTLEIANRVEAAVHSWKLKEHKKHPKSKRSSWSTKVKGLVADSDKNSCLSQRAETLLCCLRHRFPGLPQTSLDMSKIQYNKDVGQLILESYSRVMESLAFNIMARIDDVIFVDDAIKSCVATESSTVFNRGGLGGLPVQKRMSPSPFSIHNSPFSSPFRTPTFCSSPPVLGPIKHVNHCKAADLDMPWTYAAGKVPANAPERD is encoded by the exons ATGGCTGAGAGTCGATCTTCATTGAGAGAAGAAACCTACAGCAATAACTCGAGGTGTAGTAGCAGTGAGAGGTGTTGCGATGAGAGTTACAGTCTCAGTGCTGACGTCAGCGAATCGGAAAGTTCGAGTAGTTTTTCCGGTCGTCGGTACAATCACGGAGCTGCTTCCGGTTTGTTGACGTCGTCTCCGTACGGCGGTTTCCGTACAGTTTCCGTCACCGATTCCGTGTTTTCGTCGTTCCCGCCGTTTGGCGGGAAGGATGATGTAATGGTTTGGGAAGAGAAGCAGGTCAAGCAGTGTGGAAAACAACCTAATGCTGATATATCCG AGATCGACATGATGAAGGAGCGGTTTGCTAAGCTACTTCTTGGGGAAGACATGTCTGGAGGGGGCAAAGGAGTTTGTACAGCCCTAGCAATCTCCAATGCCATAACAAATCTGTCTG CCTCTGTGTTTGGAGAATTGTGGAGATTGGAGCCACTGGCATTGCAAAAGAAGGTAATGTGGCGAAGGGAAATGGAATGGCTTTTATCAGTAAGTGATTCCATTGTAGATCTTGTACCAACCATACAACAGTTTCTTGGCGGAGGAACATATGAAGTTATGGTCCCACATCTAAGGTCAGATCTGCATATGAATCTCCCTGCTTTAAAAAAGATCGATGCTATGTTAATCGGTATGCTAGACGGGTTTTGCAATAAGGAGTTCTGTTACGTTGATCGGGGGATAGTTTTATCTCAGGGTGAGAGTTGTGACGCGTATTGTTCAAATACTCAGGCAGCTAGGCCTTCAGTTAGGCAGGAAGAAAAGTGGTGGTTACCTTATCCTAAGGTTCCGCCAAACGGGTTATCGGAAGATTCTAGAAAGAAGTTGCAGCAGTGTAGGGACTGCACGAATCAGATACTTAAGGCAGCCTTAGCGATAAATAACAATGCTCTTGCTGAAATGGAGATTCCAAGTGCTTATATGGAAACATTGCCCAAG AATGCAAAAGACTGTTTAGGTGAAACCATCTACAGTTACTTAACCACAGAGAAGTTCTCTCCAGAATGTCTCCTTGACTGCCTAGATTTGTCATCGGAACATCGTACTCTGGAAATAGCCAATAGGGTTGAAGCAGCCGTCCATTCATGGAAGCTAAAAGAGCATAAAAAGCATCCAAAAAGTAAGCGTTCATCATGGAGTACAAAGGTTAAAGGCTTAGTTGCTGACAGTGATAAGAACAGTTGCTTATCTCAAAGAGCAGAAACCCTGCTATGTTGTTTGAGACATCGGTTTCCTGGCCTTCCACAAACTTCACTGGATATGAGCAAAATTCAATATAACAAG GATGTTGGACAATTGATTCTCGAAAGCTATTCAAGGGTGATGGAGAGTTTGGCATTTAACATAATGGCGAGAATCGATGATGTCATCTTTGTAGACGATGCTATCAAAAGCTGCGTTGCTACAGAGTCCTCGACAGTGTTCAACCGAGGAGGTTTAGGAGGCCTTCCCGTTCAAAAGCGGATGTCTCCTAGTCCGTTTTCAATCCACAATTCACCTTTTTCTTCACCCTTTCGTACTCCAACATTCTGTTCATCTCCACCAGTCCTGGGCCCCATAAAACATGTCAATCATTGTAAAGCTGCTGACCTGGACATGCCATGGACATATGCTGCTGGGAAAGTTCCTGCTAACGCTCCAGAGCGCGATTAA
- the LOC110911502 gene encoding F-box protein SKIP23, whose protein sequence is MAADWSQLPRELLDLISTHLISETDLLRFRSVCTTWRSSINPFTSRFPILPNAGISDTTWGFYLSKRTIFRVGLPDPDPAQTHIPWLIKVERDNPQKTHLMNPLTGSEFIPLLPGFPRSLNLLNFRVSELGQEYALQYISYRPNANSIGDSVTLYMEKVAFCNVGVDGFVLLTIHVSGKLALLRKGERVWNIINDLPEPYDDVLYHNGEFFAVDSTGRTVVVDWEKSVLNVVAGSVFGGDKKFLVECDGELFMVDKYLSVGPENDVEEDDENYEFYEDFDCFMSERTVKLEVYKLDREEGRWVEVKDLGDKMLFLGDNCGFSASAEEFPGCKGNCVFFTGQNREDDGLVKSRGVGVFDLESGSIGAISNDAGYSQLFWPPPQWLHSDPLNLEEGLDHLNI, encoded by the exons ATGGCAGCAGACTGGTCTCAACTTCCTCGAGAACTCCTCGACCTCATCTCCACCCACCTCATCTCCGAAACCGATCTCCTCCGCTTCCGGTCCGTCTGCACCACGTGGCGATCATCCATCAACCCCTTCACCTCCCGTTTCCCCATCCTCCCAAACGCCGGTATCTCCGACACCACCTGGGGTTTCTACCTCTCCAAACGCACCATCTTCCGGGTCGGCTTACCCGACCCCGACCCGGCCCAAACCCACATCCCCTGGCTCATCAAAGTCGAACGAGACAACCCGCAAAAAACCCATTTGATGAACCCCTTAACCGGGTCCGAATTCATCCCTTTATTACCCGGGTTTCCAAGATCTTTGAACCTTTTGAATTTTAGGGTTTCGGAATTGGGGCAAGAGTATGCGTTACAGTATATTAGTTATAGACCCAATGCGAATTCGATTGGGGATTCGGTCACCCTTTATATGGAGAAAGTTGCATTTTGTAATGTGGGTGTGGATGGGTTTGTGTTGTTGACAATTCATGTGTCTGGGAAGTTGGCTTTGTTGAGGAAAGGTGAGAGGGTGTGGAATATCATTAACGATCTTCCCGAGCCTTACGACGATGTTCTATACCATAACGGGGAGTTTTTCGCGGTGGATAGTACGGGTAGGACGGTTGTTGTGGATTGGGAGAAGAGTGTGTTGAATGTCGTTGCGGGTTCGGTGTTTGGTGGGGATAAGAAGTTTTTAGTGGAGTGTGATGGGGAGTTGTTTATGGTCGATAAGTATTTGAGCGTAGGGCCGGAGAATGATGTGGAGGAGGATGATGAGAATTATGAGTTTTATGAGGATTTTGATTGTTTTATGAGCGAGAGGACGGTGAAGCTTGAGGTGTATAAGTTGGATAGGGAAGAGGGGAGGTGGGTTGAGGTGAAGGATTTGGGTGATAAGATGTTGTTTTTGGGGGATAATTGTGGGTTTTCGGCTTCGGCTGAGGAGTTTCCGGGGTGTAAAGGGAATTGTGTGTTTTTTACGGGGCAGAATAGGGAGGATGATGGGTTGGTTAAGAGTAGAGGGGTTGGTGTGTTTGATTTGGAGAGTGGGAGTATTGGAGCAATTTCTAATGACGCGGGTTATTCGCAGTTGTTTTGGCCTCCTCCTCAGTGGCTTCATTCGGATCCGTTGAATTTGGAA GAGGGACTGGATCATCTTAACATCTAA
- the LOC110911503 gene encoding mechanosensitive ion channel protein 6, which translates to MDFSSSAKKSPRSTTTRNTDAAPAVNSDHDASTSHSDFIVKINGEDRDTEKFRRATGGVDDPPSRLIGEFLNKQKHAGGEMSLDMDLEMDELRNGSRNNSGNAVNNIPKFPESPLRGTNNNSETVNNIPNPRVSNSRELKVSFQQPNNKNNNNDEDDYDDDDDDDELEEIRLQQQQQLRRKSSNLNNLTHSLNNSLSRVHDDRGGTEVLKCTSFQRRAPIMRTRTQQSRLIDPPEVEVEVSLSGTAGKSGQYRSGLLLARPSGIVARGEIEEEDDSLYEEDNPDDFRRAKLDALTLVQWISLVSILSALICTLLIDDWKRKVVRGLHFWEWEVLVLVLICGRLVSGWGIRFIVFFIERNFLLRKRVLYFVYGIRKPVQNCIWLGLVLIAWHYMFDEKVEGHNRFLRVLNKLMVCMLVATSLWLVKTLMVKVLASSFHVKKFFDRIQEALFNQYVIETLSGPPLVEMQNIIIEEEKTLAEVNRLRNAGANMPPELGENVFSTKSERLQKPPPAIKIDEKEHGISIDHLHRLNPKNVSAWNMKRLMKIVRLGTLSTLDEQLHDMNTKDDESTTQIRSEIEAKRAARKIFLNVAKTGSKFIYLQDLMRFLREDQAVKTMSLLEGSPGDEKISKGALKTWVVNAFRERKALALTLNDTKTAVNKLHQMVNVLVGIIILIICLLILNIATSKFLVFISSQIVVVAFIFGNTCKTVFEAIIFLFVMHPFDVGDRCEIDGVQMIVEEMNILTTVFLKWDNEKVYFPNSTLSTRAISNHYRSPDMWDSIDFFIHITTPAETIAVMKQRITKYIESKKDHYYPNDITAVSLTLVQLNTIKMHIWWRHKINFQDMTERYIRKGAVIDEMVRIFKEHDVDYRFYPVDINIKNMPSPATSSRLPPTW; encoded by the exons ATGGATTTTTCTTCATCCGCTAAGAAATCTCCTCGCTCCACCACCACGCGGAACACCGACGCCGCTCCGGCGGTAAACTCCGACCACGACGCCTCCACTTCTCACTCCGATTTCATCGTCAAAATCAATGGCGAAGATCGAGACACCGAAAAGTTCCGACGAGCCACCGGCGGCGTGGATGATCCGCCGTCGCGGCTGATCGGAGAGTTTTTAAACAAACAGAAACACGCCGGAGGTGAGATGTCGTTAGATATGGATCTAGAAATGGACGAGTTACGTAATGGAAGTCGTAATAATTCCGGTAACGCCGTTAATAATATTCCGAAGTTTCCAGAAAGTCCGTTAAGAGGTACGAACAATAATTCCGAAACCGTTAATAACATTCCAAACCCTAGGGTTTCGAATTCTAGAGAATTAAAGGTTTCGTTTCAACAACCGAATAATAAAAACAACAATAACGATGAGGATGATTATGACGACGATGACGACGATGATGAGTTAGAGGAAATTCggttacaacaacaacaacaacttagAAGAAAATCAAGTAATCTGAATAATCTGACTCACAGTTTGAATAACAGTCTGAGCCGTGTGCATGATGATAGAGGTGGAACTGAGGTTTTGAAATGCACCTCGTTTCAAAGGCGAGCACCGATTATGCGTACGCGAACGCAACAATCGAGGTTGATTGATCCGCCTGAGGTGGAAGTTGAGGTCTCTTTATCGGGTACAGCGGGTAAATCGGGTCAATATAGGTCAGGTTTGTTATTAGCTAGACCTTCAGGGATAGTAGCTAGAGGTGAGATAGAAGAAGAGGATGATTCATTGTATGAGGAGGATAATCCGGATGATTTTCGTAGGGCGAAGTTGGATGCGTTAACACTTGTTCAATGGATTAGTCTTGTTTCGATTTTGTCGGCTTTGATTTGCACGCTTTTGATTGATGATTGGAAGCGGAAAGTAGTTAGGGGGCTGCATTTTTGGGAATGGGAGGTTTTAGTGTTGGTGTTGATATGTGGACGGTTGGTTTCGGGTTGGGGGATAAGGTTTATTGTGTTTTTTATTGAGAGGAATTTTCTTCTGCGTAAGCGAGTTTTGTATTTCGTGTATGGGATTAGGAAGCCGGTTCAGAATTGTATTTGGTTGGGTTTGGTTTTGATTGCTTGGCATTACATGTTTGATGAGAAAGTTGAGGGTCATAACCGGTTTCTGAGGGTGTTGAACAAGTTGATGGTGTGTATGCTTGTGGCTACGTCGTTGTGGCTTGTGAAAACGCTGATGGTTAAAGTACTCGCGTCTTCGTTTCATGTTAAAAAGTTTTTTGATCGGATTCAAGAAGCTTTGTTCAACCAGTATGTGATCGAAACCCTCTCGGGCCCACCATTGGTCGAGATGCAAAATATCATAATAGAAGAGGAGAAGACACTGGCGGAAGTTAATAGACTTCGGAATGCTGGTGCTAACATGCCTCCAGAGCTTGGGGAGAATGTGTTTTCGACGAAGAGTGAAAGGTTGCAAAAGCCGCCACCTGCCATCAAGATTGATGAGAAGGAGCATGGGATCTCGATTGATCACTTGCATAGGCTTAACCCGAAAAATGTATCAGCTTGGAACATGAAAAGATTGATGAAAATCGTTCGTTTGGGAACATTGAGTACATTAGATGAGCAGTTACATGACATGAATACGAAAGACGATGAGTCAACGACACAAATCAGAAGCGAAATTGAAGCCAAACGGGCTGCACGCAAGATTTTCTTGAATGTGGCCAAGACTGGCTCCAA GTTCATCTATCTTCAAGATCTGATGCGGTTCTTGAGAGAAGATCAAGCTGTGAAAACCATGTCTCTTTTGGAAGGTTCACCTGGAGATGAAAAGATTAGCAAGGGAGCTTTGAAGACTTGGGTG GTTAATGCATTCAGAGAACGAAAAGCACTCGCCTTGACACTAAACGATACAAAAACAGCAGTCAACAAATTACACCAAATGGTGAATGTTTTGGTTGGCATCATTATCCTGATTATTTGCCTCTTAATACTGAACATAGCAACAAGCAAATTTCTAGTTTTTATTAGCTCCCAGATCGTGGTGGTCGCGTTTATCTTTGGCAACACCTGCAAGACCGTATTCGAGGCCATCATCTTCTTGTTCGTCATGCACCCTTTTGACGTTGGTGATCGTTGTGAGATTGATGGAGTTCAG ATGATAGTAGAAGAGATGAATATTTTGACAACTGTGTTCTTGAAATGGGACAATGAGAAGGTTTACTTCCCAAACAGTACTCTCTCAACCCGAGCCATCAGCAACCATTACCGGAGTCCTGACATGTGGGATTCAATCGATTTCTTCATCCATATCACCACTCCTGCTGAGACGATAGCTGTCATGAAACAAAGAATAACCAA GTACATCGAGAGCAAGAAGGATCATTACTATCCAAATGATATAACAGCTGTTTCATTGACATTGGTGCAATTAAACACGATCAAGATGCACATATGGTGGAGACATAAAATAAACTTTCAAGACATGACAGAGAGGTACATAAGAAAAGGGGCAGTGATTGATGAAATGGTCCGAATCTTTAAAGAACATGATGTCGACTACAGATTCTACCCGGTTGATATCAATATCAAGAACATGCCTTCACCAGCGACCAGTAGTCGGCTTCCTCCTACATGGTGA